The sequence below is a genomic window from Acetomicrobium sp. S15 = DSM 107314.
GTCGACCACGAGCGCCTCCAGATCGCCGTCGGTCACCACTTCCTTGCGGTCGCACAGCTCTTTGAAGACCGCGAAGGCCTTGCGAAGTTCCTCTTCGGAGAGGGAATAACCCAGCTCTTCCAGGCGCTGGCGGAAAGCGTGGTGCCCCGAATGCTTGCCCAAGACCAAGCGCGTCCCTGGGGCGCCTACGTCCTCAGGCTTCATTATTTCGTAAGTGGCGCGGTTGCACAGGATGCCGTGCTGGTGGATCCCGGCCTCGTGAGAAAAAGCGTTGTCCCCCACGACGGCCTTGTTCGGCGGCACTGCCACCCCGGTCAGGCGCGAAACCAACCTGCTCACGCTGTAGAGCTTCGTCGTGTCGATGTTAGTAGATAGGCCGAAGCGATCCTTCCTGGTCTTCAGGGCCATGATCACCTCTTCGAGCGAGGCGTTGCCGGCCCGCTCACCCAAGCCGTTTATCGTGCCTTCTACCTGGCGCACACCGCTTTGAACCGCAGCTAACGAGTTGGCCACCGCCAATCCCAAGTCGTTGTGGCAATGGACGGACCAGATTACGCCGGGAGGCGTTCCGACTCCATCTATGATCTCCTTGACAAAGGCAGCGAACTCCTGCGGTATGGCGTAACCCACCGTGTCGGGGATGTTTAACGTGGTGGCACCGCATTCTGCGGCGACCTTGAAAACCTGTATCAGAAAGGCCGGGTCGGAACGGCTTGCGTCCTCGGCAGAGAATTCCACATCGTCGGTAAAGCCCTTCGCATATGCGACGGCATTTCTCACTTCGTCTAAAACCTGCTGACGGCTCATCTTGAGCTTATGCTCCATATGGATGTCGCTCGTGGCTATGAACACGTGGATCCTGGGATGCTCGGCCGACCTCACCGCCTCCCACGCCGCGTCGATGTCGCCTTTGCGCGTCCGAGCCAGTCCCGCAACCACCGACCCTTTAACCTCGGAGGCTATGGCTTTCACCGCCTCCAGGTCTCCTGGGGATGCGGCTGGGAACCCCGCCTCGATGACGTCGACTTTGAGCTGCGCGAGCTGGCGGGCGATCTGGAGCTTTTCAGCTGTGTTCAGGTTGATGCCAGGTGCCTGCTCTCCATCTCTCAATGTGGTGTCGAATATCCTCACTACACCGTCAATACCGTCGTTCATCTTCACTCATCTCCTCCTGTTTTTAAGCGAGGGGAGTCACCCCTCGCTCGGCTTACGGACACGATCAGTACTCGGGGGCTTCTTTTGCCTCCATCCAGGTCATCATGCTGCGAAGCTTTCTCCCCACCTGCTCTATTTGGTGCTCACGTTCGCTCTTTACCCACTTCTTCATCCTCGGGCGGCCGCTTAAGTTTTCCAATATCCAATCCTTGGCGAATGTGCCGTCTTGAACGGCTTTGAGTAACTGCTTCATTGTGGAGCGCACGTGCTCGTCTATCACCTTCGGGCCCGCAGTCAGGTCTCCGTATTTTGCAGTGTCGCTGACCGAATAGCGCATCCACGTGAGACCCCCTTCGGCCATCATGTCGACGATGAGCTTTAGCTCGTTCAGACACTCAAAATATGCCAGCTCCGGCTGATAGCCGGCCTCTACGAGCGTCTCAAAGCCGGCCTTCACCAATTCCGTGACGCCGCCGCACAGCACAGCCTGTTCCCCGAAGAGGTCGCTCTCCGTCTCCTCGGCGAAGGTCGTTTCTATAACACCGGCCCTGGTGGCGCCCAGACCCTTGGCATATGCCAAAGCCAGGTCTTTTGCCTTGCCGGATGGATTTTGGTATACGGCCAGAAGTGCGGGCACGCCCTTACCTTCGGCGAACATGCGGCGCACGAGGTGCCCCGGTCCTTTGGGCGCGATCATGAAGACGTCTACGTTGGACGGCGGCTCGACCTGATGGTAATGCACCGTGAAGCCGTGGGCGAATACGAGGGCCTTGCCGGGCCTAAGCTTATCTTTAACCTCTTTTTCGTAGATATCTTTCTGGACGTGGTCTGGCGTCAGAAAGACGATGAAATCGCCCTCGCGCGCTGCCTCTCCCGGCGAAAGCACCTTGAAGCCGTCATTTGATGCGGTGGCGCGGGAGCGACTTCCTTCATGCAGCCCGACGACCACGGAGACGCCGCTGTCTCTTAAGTTTTGGGCGTGAGCGTGCCCCTGACTGCCGTAACCTAACACCGCTACGGTCTTGCCTTTGAGAAGCTCAAGATTCGCATCCTTGTCATAATACATATTTGCCACTTGTATTCGCCTCCCTTGAAGTTTTGTTCGCCTTTCAATTGCTTAACGTTTCGAACCCAGCTCGTCCTAAAGCCACTGCGCCGCTTCCTGCCATTTCGAGCACCCCGAAGGGCTCGAGCGTCCGCAGCAGCGCTTCCACCTTTTCTGCGTCGCCGGTGACCTCTAAGATCACGGCGTCGCTCCCCACGTCCACAACCCGGCTTCGGAAGACCTCCGCCGTTTGGAGCAGGTTATGCCTCTCCTCTGGGGAAGCTCGGACCTTCACGAGCATCATTCGCCGCTCCACGAAGGGCCCCTGGGTGAGATCTTTCACCTCAACTGCCTCCACGAGCTTTTCGAGCTGTTTTATCATCTGTTTTGAGGATGTCTCATCCGCCTCGACAACTATCGTGAAGCGGGAAAGTCCAGACCTGTGCGTCCTCGTCACGCTCAGACTTTCCACGTTGTAGCCTCGCCGAGAGATCAAATTAGAAAGCCGCGCAAGAACCCCCGGATGGTCCTCCGTCAACACCGAAAGTGTCCGCTTCATTCTTATCACCTCCTTTTGCTTGAGTGAATAAAAAAAGGCCGGGATCCCCTTTGCTTAGGATCCCGGCCCTGGAACGCTAAGGTAAAACGGTCCTCAAGCTCCAGGAGGGGACCCGCAGCTCAGCGCCAGAATGCCCAGAATAATTATTACGACTACCGCCAATGCATTGCGGTCTAATCCAGCCATGAGCTACTCCCCTCCTTTGCTCTTCTCTGATATAAGGACCTGGTCATAAACTTGTGGCTATCCTAAACTCCCTAATGCCCCTTGTCAACCCCTTAAAATATATTCGTAATCTTCAAATATTTTTAGGATTTTTAACTATGCAGCTATTATCGCCCAAAATACCAAGGGGTCGTCGCCGGCGTTGCGTATACCGTGGCTTTCGCCCCTGAAAGCTATAGCGGTATCTCCGGGCCTGACGCGGGTTTCGATGCCGTTGTCGTTGTAGATCCCCTCGCCGGAGAGGATGATATAGA
It includes:
- the ilvN gene encoding acetolactate synthase small subunit is translated as MKRTLSVLTEDHPGVLARLSNLISRRGYNVESLSVTRTHRSGLSRFTIVVEADETSSKQMIKQLEKLVEAVEVKDLTQGPFVERRMMLVKVRASPEERHNLLQTAEVFRSRVVDVGSDAVILEVTGDAEKVEALLRTLEPFGVLEMAGSGAVALGRAGFETLSN
- a CDS encoding 2-isopropylmalate synthase, producing the protein MNDGIDGVVRIFDTTLRDGEQAPGINLNTAEKLQIARQLAQLKVDVIEAGFPAASPGDLEAVKAIASEVKGSVVAGLARTRKGDIDAAWEAVRSAEHPRIHVFIATSDIHMEHKLKMSRQQVLDEVRNAVAYAKGFTDDVEFSAEDASRSDPAFLIQVFKVAAECGATTLNIPDTVGYAIPQEFAAFVKEIIDGVGTPPGVIWSVHCHNDLGLAVANSLAAVQSGVRQVEGTINGLGERAGNASLEEVIMALKTRKDRFGLSTNIDTTKLYSVSRLVSRLTGVAVPPNKAVVGDNAFSHEAGIHQHGILCNRATYEIMKPEDVGAPGTRLVLGKHSGHHAFRQRLEELGYSLSEEELRKAFAVFKELCDRKEVVTDGDLEALVVDEILGKTANHDYELRHFEVHVGSRGATATVTLWDGEQERYDAATGNGPINAAYSAIRRITGLSPELVSFRLQAVSEHSDALGEAVVVLKDGESTAQGRGASTDVIEASIKAYVNALNRLRHRAAQKEVVVR
- the ilvC gene encoding ketol-acid reductoisomerase, with translation MANMYYDKDANLELLKGKTVAVLGYGSQGHAHAQNLRDSGVSVVVGLHEGSRSRATASNDGFKVLSPGEAAREGDFIVFLTPDHVQKDIYEKEVKDKLRPGKALVFAHGFTVHYHQVEPPSNVDVFMIAPKGPGHLVRRMFAEGKGVPALLAVYQNPSGKAKDLALAYAKGLGATRAGVIETTFAEETESDLFGEQAVLCGGVTELVKAGFETLVEAGYQPELAYFECLNELKLIVDMMAEGGLTWMRYSVSDTAKYGDLTAGPKVIDEHVRSTMKQLLKAVQDGTFAKDWILENLSGRPRMKKWVKSEREHQIEQVGRKLRSMMTWMEAKEAPEY